One Streptosporangium sp. NBC_01495 DNA window includes the following coding sequences:
- a CDS encoding lamin tail domain-containing protein, with amino-acid sequence MSLPLVVAATMTALPSTANALSSDVVISAVYGGGGNSGAIFKNDYIELANTTGSPIDVSGWSVQYASAAGVVFQLTRLTGSIPANGKYLVQQAAGAAGSVNLPTPDDIGTIPMSGTSGVVALVTTQIPLVGCGTLCSTAPNVKDLVGYGATANVETLAASGLTNTTAIARVGALTDTDNNAADFVSGVPKATNSAGTTVTAGDPGGPVDPTPGTTRIHDIQGSGRISPIVGQNVTNVPGIVTAVRVTGNSRGFWFQDPSADADPLTSEGLFVFTGSTSPTVAIGDSVLVTGRVTEYRPATGAQTLTELGGTINTIRLTGGNALPAAVPVAFPDAYTKSGSLEAQPLEPSSYVLDWLEIHEGMRITVAQETRLISPVNTEFSELWVTLKPGQNPTPRGGSIYAGYDALSSGRLLILSLNGAPAANVGSTLAAGTTGPLDYQSFGGYVLLATQLGTITEGGLKRQKVLPPKKQGDLSVATYNVENLAATNPAAKFARLAEAVVNNLGKPDIIALEEIQDNNGATNNGVVAADETVAKFIAAIQAAGGPTYDWRSVDPNNGTDGGEPGGNIRPVFLFNPARVTFVDRPGGDADTAVSVVRERPTSNQISLSVSPGRINPTSGAWASSRKPLVGEFRYDGDKQLFVVANHFNSKGGDYPLSAAVQPPVRSSEVQRVKQATEVRDFVKDLSVKSAGRAEVIVLGDLNDYQFSPTLQTITENGTLLKTLIDTLPVDQRYSYVFDGNSQVLDHILISPAIKGYSYGVVHINAEFSDQASDHDPQIVRILTGCNVDPLPTRCRPGSPVVDE; translated from the coding sequence ATGAGTCTGCCGCTGGTGGTCGCGGCGACCATGACGGCACTGCCCAGCACCGCGAACGCCCTCTCGTCCGACGTCGTCATCTCCGCCGTGTACGGCGGCGGCGGCAACTCCGGAGCGATCTTCAAGAACGACTACATCGAACTGGCCAACACCACCGGCAGCCCCATCGACGTCTCGGGCTGGAGCGTCCAGTACGCCTCGGCCGCGGGCGTCGTCTTCCAGCTCACCAGGCTGACCGGCAGCATCCCCGCGAACGGCAAGTACCTCGTCCAGCAGGCCGCGGGCGCTGCGGGCTCCGTCAACCTGCCCACCCCCGACGACATCGGCACGATCCCCATGTCGGGCACCTCCGGCGTCGTCGCCCTGGTCACGACCCAGATCCCGCTGGTGGGCTGCGGCACCCTCTGTTCGACCGCTCCGAACGTCAAGGACCTGGTCGGTTACGGCGCGACCGCGAACGTCGAGACCCTCGCCGCCTCCGGGCTCACCAACACCACGGCCATCGCCCGCGTCGGAGCGCTGACCGACACCGACAACAACGCCGCCGACTTCGTCTCCGGCGTGCCGAAGGCCACCAACTCCGCGGGCACCACGGTCACCGCGGGCGACCCGGGCGGCCCCGTCGACCCGACCCCCGGTACCACCCGTATCCACGACATCCAGGGCTCGGGACGGATCTCCCCGATCGTCGGGCAGAACGTCACGAACGTCCCGGGCATCGTCACCGCCGTCCGGGTGACCGGCAACTCGCGCGGTTTCTGGTTCCAGGACCCGTCCGCCGACGCCGACCCCCTGACCAGCGAGGGCCTGTTCGTCTTCACCGGCTCGACGTCGCCGACGGTCGCTATCGGGGACTCCGTCCTGGTCACCGGCCGCGTGACCGAGTACCGTCCGGCCACCGGCGCGCAGACGCTCACCGAGCTCGGCGGCACGATCAACACCATCAGGCTCACCGGCGGCAACGCGCTGCCCGCGGCCGTCCCTGTCGCCTTCCCCGACGCCTACACCAAGAGCGGCAGCCTGGAGGCCCAGCCCCTGGAGCCGTCCTCCTACGTGCTTGACTGGCTTGAGATCCACGAGGGCATGCGGATCACCGTCGCCCAGGAGACCCGTCTGATCAGCCCGGTCAACACGGAGTTCTCCGAGCTCTGGGTGACGCTCAAGCCGGGCCAGAACCCGACCCCGCGCGGCGGTTCCATCTACGCGGGCTACGACGCCCTGAGCAGCGGCCGGCTGCTGATCCTCTCGCTGAACGGCGCGCCTGCCGCCAACGTCGGCTCCACGCTGGCCGCCGGAACCACCGGACCGCTCGACTACCAGTCGTTCGGCGGCTACGTCCTGCTGGCCACCCAGCTCGGCACGATCACCGAGGGCGGCCTCAAGCGCCAGAAGGTGCTCCCGCCGAAGAAGCAGGGCGACCTGTCCGTCGCGACCTACAACGTCGAGAACCTCGCCGCCACCAACCCGGCCGCCAAGTTCGCGCGGCTGGCCGAGGCCGTCGTCAACAACCTCGGCAAGCCCGACATCATCGCCCTGGAGGAGATCCAGGACAACAACGGCGCCACCAACAACGGCGTCGTCGCGGCCGACGAGACCGTCGCGAAGTTCATCGCGGCGATCCAGGCCGCGGGCGGACCCACGTACGACTGGCGCTCCGTCGACCCGAACAACGGCACCGACGGCGGCGAGCCCGGCGGCAACATCCGCCCGGTGTTCCTGTTCAACCCCGCGCGCGTGACGTTCGTCGACCGCCCCGGCGGCGACGCCGACACGGCCGTCTCCGTCGTCCGCGAGCGGCCGACCAGCAACCAGATCTCCCTGTCGGTCTCACCCGGCCGGATCAACCCGACCAGCGGCGCCTGGGCCTCCAGCCGTAAGCCGCTCGTCGGCGAGTTCCGCTACGACGGTGACAAGCAGTTGTTCGTCGTCGCCAACCACTTCAACTCCAAGGGCGGCGACTACCCGCTGAGCGCGGCCGTGCAGCCCCCCGTCCGGAGCTCCGAGGTCCAGCGCGTCAAGCAGGCCACCGAGGTCCGCGACTTCGTCAAGGACCTCTCCGTCAAGAGCGCCGGCCGCGCCGAGGTCATCGTCCTGGGCGACCTCAACGACTACCAGTTCAGCCCCACCCTCCAGACCATCACCGAGAACGGCACCCTCCTCAAGACCCTGATCGACACCCTCCCCGTCGACCAGCGCTACAGCTACGTCTTCGACGGCAACTCCCAGGTCCTCGACCACATCCTCATCAGCCCCGCCATCAAGGGCTACTCCTACGGCGTCGTGCACATCAACGCCGAGTTCTCCGACCAGGCCAGCGACCACGATCCCCAGATCGTCCGCATCCTCACCGGCTGCAACGTCGACCCCCTCCCCACCCGCTGCCGCCCCGGCAGCCCCGTCGTGGACGAGTAA
- a CDS encoding phosphotransferase enzyme family protein, protein MTESQTAVSPADRPGSPFTPESTKATLLRACARVGLDPSNAQLIRLGENAVYRLASPVVARIGRTAAYVDDAQKEVAVAGWLAIEGFPAVRALPFDQPLAVDGRVVTFWKSISEVEDYASPAELGTLLARLHTMETPAGLRLPPLEPFARAEHRIAGNNWFSPKDASFLRERLAQLSDDYAALSFELPQGVIHGDASVGNVIRDRTGRPVLLDLDGFALGPREWDLVLTAIYYERFGWHTAQEYDAYTQAYGFDVMRWPGYRVLGDVREFLMVTWLGQKAGQDERAASEVRKRIQALRTGVGRDDWEPY, encoded by the coding sequence ATGACCGAGAGTCAAACGGCTGTATCGCCCGCTGATCGCCCCGGATCTCCCTTCACTCCTGAGAGCACCAAGGCCACGCTTCTGCGGGCATGCGCACGAGTCGGGCTTGATCCATCGAACGCCCAGCTGATCCGGCTCGGGGAGAACGCGGTCTACCGCCTGGCTTCACCCGTGGTCGCGCGCATCGGCCGGACGGCGGCGTACGTAGATGATGCTCAGAAGGAAGTCGCGGTAGCCGGCTGGCTGGCCATCGAGGGCTTCCCTGCCGTCCGTGCGCTCCCTTTCGACCAGCCCCTCGCCGTAGACGGACGCGTCGTCACGTTTTGGAAGTCCATCTCCGAGGTCGAAGACTACGCCTCGCCCGCCGAGCTGGGCACCCTGCTCGCCAGGCTCCACACGATGGAAACACCAGCGGGACTCCGGCTCCCCCCGCTGGAGCCCTTCGCGCGGGCGGAACATCGGATCGCGGGCAACAACTGGTTCAGCCCCAAAGACGCCTCGTTCCTACGCGAGCGGCTCGCTCAACTCAGCGATGACTACGCAGCGCTGAGTTTCGAGCTTCCCCAGGGTGTGATCCATGGGGATGCGAGCGTGGGCAACGTCATCCGCGACCGTACGGGCCGCCCGGTGCTGCTCGACCTGGACGGCTTCGCACTGGGGCCTCGTGAGTGGGACCTCGTCCTCACCGCGATCTACTACGAGCGCTTCGGCTGGCATACCGCCCAGGAGTACGACGCCTACACACAGGCTTACGGCTTCGACGTGATGCGCTGGCCCGGATACCGGGTCCTGGGCGATGTTCGGGAGTTTCTCATGGTCACCTGGCTCGGCCAGAAGGCAGGCCAGGACGAGCGGGCCGCCTCAGAGGTGCGCAAGCGGATCCAGGCGTTGAGGACCGGCGTCGGACGAGACGATTGGGAGCCCTACTGA
- a CDS encoding HNH endonuclease, with product MVLSGLRREMVLAAIAEFDQLGRDAFLKLYGYRPAIGYFLVHGGRRYDSKAIAGVAHREVDGRPLRPDEFSGGNATVARVLGGLGFEVMQPGQVAEVPSIEDLLQKVESLKPAVSPASGARKRHQPLTLLWAIGRAAQGKPRLRRWESTYRDLGRLIEEFGLEEDRPNAEFPILWLHHHGLWDLPGHIDVPRASGSPAQRWMKEQRPDSGLRPWAYEIVTDREDIRARIVVRLLSAYFHGVDHNRLLTRVGLDAMSSPTSRREAVVERIIRDSLLAEQIKRAHDFHCQICGDRLTLHQGFYAEGAHIRPLGKPHNGPDEPGNLLCLCPNHHVLFDRGMITIQADLTVMDTASGASLGHLRVIQNHEINQDHLDYHRQVIATQN from the coding sequence GTGGTGCTCTCCGGGCTTCGACGTGAGATGGTGCTCGCCGCCATCGCCGAGTTCGACCAGCTGGGCCGTGACGCCTTTCTCAAGCTGTACGGCTACCGCCCCGCCATCGGTTACTTTCTCGTCCACGGTGGCAGGCGGTACGACTCCAAGGCGATCGCCGGAGTCGCCCACCGTGAAGTCGACGGCAGGCCCCTGCGTCCTGACGAGTTCTCCGGTGGGAACGCCACCGTCGCCCGGGTGCTCGGCGGCCTGGGCTTCGAGGTGATGCAACCGGGGCAGGTTGCCGAAGTGCCCTCCATCGAAGACCTCCTGCAGAAGGTCGAGTCGCTCAAGCCCGCCGTGTCTCCCGCGAGCGGCGCGCGGAAACGGCACCAGCCATTGACCCTGCTCTGGGCGATCGGCCGCGCGGCCCAGGGAAAGCCACGTCTCAGGCGGTGGGAAAGCACCTACCGCGACCTCGGGCGGCTCATTGAGGAATTCGGCCTTGAAGAGGACCGGCCCAACGCGGAGTTCCCCATTCTGTGGCTCCACCACCATGGCCTGTGGGATCTACCCGGCCACATTGACGTGCCACGCGCCAGCGGCTCGCCCGCGCAGCGATGGATGAAGGAGCAGCGGCCGGACAGCGGCCTGCGGCCGTGGGCGTATGAGATCGTCACCGACCGGGAGGACATCCGGGCCCGGATCGTCGTGAGGCTGCTCAGCGCGTACTTCCACGGCGTTGACCACAACAGGCTTCTGACCAGGGTCGGGTTGGACGCGATGTCCTCCCCGACCAGTCGTCGCGAGGCCGTCGTGGAGCGCATCATCCGCGACTCCCTGCTCGCCGAGCAGATCAAGCGCGCGCACGACTTCCACTGCCAGATCTGCGGCGACCGTCTCACTCTCCACCAGGGCTTCTACGCCGAGGGAGCCCACATCCGCCCGCTCGGAAAGCCGCACAACGGCCCCGACGAGCCAGGCAACCTGCTCTGTCTCTGCCCCAACCACCACGTCCTGTTCGACCGGGGGATGATCACCATCCAGGCCGACCTCACCGTGATGGACACGGCATCCGGCGCCTCCCTCGGCCATCTCCGGGTCATCCAGAACCACGAGATCAACCAGGATCACCTGGACTACCACCGGCAGGTCATCGCCACGCAGAACTGA
- a CDS encoding NADP-dependent oxidoreductase, with product MRIHRYGDASVIRHDEIPRPVPGPGEVLIDVAATSFNPSEIGLRRGLLRSVFQLDLPCTLGGDVAGTVVEVGGGVRSLAVGDRVIGLLSGGGGAAAEYVTAAADTLVAAPATVPLAHAAALPIAGLTAWQAVFEHAGVTSGQRVLVNGAGGGVGGFAVQLAKYAGAHVIATAGPRSTETVLRLGADQIVDYTTTPLADALDEPVDVILNLVAIGAETLIPLVRPGGVVVSITVPVTTPAGSPVTAVHFVARNDTSHLAALVKLVDAGAVHLDISASRPLADLASVHRDAESARTRGKIILVP from the coding sequence ATGCGAATCCATCGGTACGGTGACGCGTCCGTCATCCGCCACGACGAGATCCCCAGGCCGGTGCCCGGCCCGGGGGAGGTGCTGATCGACGTCGCCGCGACCTCGTTCAACCCGTCCGAGATCGGCCTGCGCCGCGGGCTCCTGCGCTCCGTCTTCCAGCTCGACCTGCCGTGCACGCTCGGCGGGGACGTCGCCGGTACGGTCGTCGAGGTCGGCGGCGGTGTGCGCTCCCTCGCCGTCGGCGACCGGGTCATCGGTCTGCTCAGCGGCGGCGGCGGTGCCGCCGCCGAGTACGTCACCGCCGCCGCGGACACCCTGGTCGCGGCACCGGCCACCGTTCCGCTCGCCCACGCCGCAGCCCTCCCCATCGCCGGCCTTACCGCGTGGCAGGCGGTGTTCGAGCACGCGGGCGTCACGTCCGGGCAGCGGGTGCTCGTCAACGGCGCGGGCGGCGGCGTCGGGGGGTTCGCCGTCCAGCTCGCCAAGTACGCCGGGGCGCACGTCATCGCCACGGCCGGTCCGCGCAGTACCGAGACGGTCCTCCGGCTCGGCGCGGACCAGATCGTCGACTACACGACCACCCCCCTCGCCGACGCGCTGGACGAACCGGTGGACGTGATCCTCAATCTTGTCGCGATCGGCGCCGAGACCCTGATACCGCTGGTCCGGCCGGGCGGCGTCGTCGTGTCCATAACCGTCCCGGTCACGACCCCCGCCGGCTCCCCGGTGACCGCGGTGCACTTTGTGGCCCGCAACGACACGAGCCACCTCGCCGCACTGGTCAAGCTCGTCGACGCCGGTGCCGTCCACCTCGACATCTCCGCGTCCCGCCCGCTCGCCGACCTGGCCTCGGTACACCGCGACGCCGAGTCCGCCCGTACGCGCGGAAAGATCATTCTCGTTCCCTGA
- a CDS encoding helix-turn-helix transcriptional regulator, whose translation MRSSSSSAHKALEALGVKLRGIRLDAGLSGRALGHLTGWHSSKVSKIEHGRQTPTVSLGIIPLGADRSNIWPVEGFWMFDAAEVTVELVSGHLTITQPREVAMYGDAFAALAELAVYGSDARALITSAIAALDG comes from the coding sequence ATGCGTTCCTCGTCCTCCAGCGCTCACAAGGCGCTCGAAGCCCTCGGTGTGAAGCTGCGAGGTATCCGTCTCGATGCCGGCCTGTCGGGCCGTGCCCTCGGTCATCTGACCGGCTGGCACTCCTCCAAGGTCAGCAAGATCGAACACGGTAGGCAGACTCCCACGGTCTCACTGGGCATCATCCCGCTTGGCGCTGATCGTTCGAACATCTGGCCTGTTGAGGGATTTTGGATGTTCGACGCCGCGGAGGTGACGGTCGAGCTCGTGTCCGGGCACTTGACGATCACTCAGCCGCGCGAGGTCGCCATGTACGGCGATGCGTTCGCCGCGCTCGCCGAACTGGCGGTATACGGTTCCGATGCTCGTGCGTTGATCACATCGGCTATCGCCGCGTTGGACGGATGA
- a CDS encoding DUF6069 family protein: MTTSSTSSASPATTRPRAAALAVGGAVLATALLWAVAQILGIDLRVDPRNGQPPGVISLPFAAALTLVLSLLGWGTRALLDRLTRRAPVIWAVIAVLVLLVSFLPLFAVEATGGTKAILALMHLAVGAVLIPVFGRRTA, translated from the coding sequence ATGACCACCTCGTCCACCTCGTCCGCCTCCCCGGCGACCACGCGGCCGCGCGCCGCCGCCCTCGCGGTCGGGGGCGCCGTCCTCGCCACGGCGCTGCTGTGGGCCGTTGCCCAGATCCTGGGCATCGATTTGCGCGTCGACCCCCGCAACGGCCAGCCACCCGGGGTCATCAGCCTGCCGTTCGCCGCCGCCCTCACACTCGTCCTGTCCCTGCTCGGCTGGGGCACGCGTGCGCTGCTGGACCGGCTGACCCGCCGGGCACCGGTCATCTGGGCCGTGATCGCCGTTCTCGTGTTGCTGGTGTCGTTCCTGCCGCTGTTCGCGGTCGAGGCGACCGGCGGGACCAAGGCCATTCTGGCGCTGATGCACCTCGCCGTCGGCGCGGTACTGATCCCGGTCTTCGGCCGCCGGACAGCGTGA
- a CDS encoding DUF4240 domain-containing protein, with amino-acid sequence MKDRRLPMGDEEGFWGLVEAAWAPLGVDVNQARQALTHRTPGPHEDLHGKPPFAMVEAALEEFLSNLGSIGEGLSADELTDLDRMVERKLYDIDRADIQAVTDGSDDGFLYARGFIVALGRDFYAAVAKDPKKAVLDAECEEMCYFFAHLHHERYGTFPDTGSEISRESCSNPVGWPS; translated from the coding sequence ATGAAGGATCGGCGGCTCCCGATGGGAGACGAGGAAGGCTTCTGGGGCTTGGTGGAGGCGGCCTGGGCACCGCTGGGGGTGGACGTCAATCAGGCACGACAGGCGCTGACACATCGGACGCCTGGCCCCCACGAGGACCTTCATGGCAAGCCTCCGTTTGCCATGGTCGAAGCCGCTCTGGAGGAGTTCCTGAGTAACCTCGGCTCCATCGGCGAGGGGTTGTCCGCGGACGAACTGACGGATCTCGATCGGATGGTCGAGCGCAAGCTCTATGACATCGACCGCGCGGACATCCAAGCGGTCACCGACGGTTCCGATGACGGTTTCCTCTACGCACGTGGCTTCATCGTCGCGCTGGGCCGAGACTTCTACGCCGCGGTTGCCAAAGATCCGAAGAAGGCGGTGCTGGACGCCGAGTGTGAGGAGATGTGTTACTTCTTCGCCCACCTGCACCACGAGCGCTATGGAACTTTCCCGGACACCGGATCGGAAATCTCCCGCGAGTCGTGTTCGAACCCGGTCGGCTGGCCCAGCTGA
- a CDS encoding nucleoside triphosphate pyrophosphohydrolase: protein MSVAMRIRRSGSEVGKLVRDRIPEIIRAGGGDPVVTVLGDADYREALLEKLFEEAAELREASAAGVAEEIADVLEVLRAVAHVHGYEWWDIEKIAEVKRTERGAFLERLHLG, encoded by the coding sequence GTGTCAGTGGCGATGCGCATACGAAGGAGTGGGTCCGAGGTGGGGAAACTCGTGCGGGACAGGATTCCGGAGATTATTCGCGCGGGTGGCGGGGATCCGGTGGTGACCGTTCTCGGGGATGCGGACTATCGCGAGGCGTTGTTAGAGAAGCTGTTCGAGGAGGCGGCGGAGTTGCGTGAGGCTTCGGCGGCCGGGGTGGCGGAGGAGATCGCCGACGTGCTCGAAGTGCTGCGGGCCGTCGCCCATGTCCACGGGTACGAGTGGTGGGACATCGAGAAGATCGCGGAGGTCAAACGCACCGAGCGGGGCGCGTTCCTCGAACGGCTCCACCTGGGTTGA
- a CDS encoding ATP-binding protein produces the protein MLIEHVPVPDPGEYGRPRNRFRMTAWCLPPGNAARRAREVLRDQLAKLPLDPDVLDELEIVVSELVTNATRYAPGPYELRLLHDHGLPVRAEVVDAGAGTTLIEHLLNRPPPIPERIDDLELGGRGLRIVTELTHGRCGTQWTRLCGTGQLGTGVWFDLPTQRHRP, from the coding sequence ATGCTCATCGAGCACGTTCCCGTCCCGGATCCCGGCGAGTACGGCAGACCCCGCAACCGCTTCCGGATGACCGCCTGGTGCCTGCCTCCCGGCAACGCGGCCCGGCGGGCCCGGGAAGTGCTTCGCGACCAGCTGGCCAAGCTGCCGCTGGACCCGGACGTGCTCGACGAGCTGGAGATCGTGGTCTCCGAGCTGGTCACCAACGCCACCCGCTACGCCCCCGGCCCCTACGAACTCCGCCTCCTGCACGACCACGGTCTCCCCGTCCGCGCCGAGGTCGTCGACGCCGGAGCCGGAACCACTCTCATCGAACACCTGTTGAACCGCCCCCCGCCCATCCCCGAGCGCATCGACGACCTCGAACTCGGCGGCCGGGGCCTGCGCATCGTCACCGAACTCACCCACGGACGCTGCGGTACCCAATGGACCCGCCTGTGCGGCACCGGCCAGCTCGGCACCGGCGTCTGGTTCGACCTCCCCACCCAGCGGCACCGGCCCTGA
- a CDS encoding putative quinol monooxygenase has product MIIVSGRISVDPGARDFYLRSCVSVVEQARASSGCLDFALSADLLEADRINVYERWESEESLDAFRASGPSDDQTAMIRDAEVARYQISGSGPA; this is encoded by the coding sequence ATGATCATCGTCTCTGGTCGGATCAGTGTCGATCCCGGTGCTCGCGACTTCTACCTGCGGAGCTGCGTCAGCGTGGTCGAGCAGGCGCGTGCCTCGTCCGGCTGCCTCGACTTCGCGCTCAGCGCCGACCTCCTCGAAGCCGATCGGATCAACGTTTACGAGCGCTGGGAGTCCGAGGAGAGTCTCGACGCCTTCCGGGCCTCCGGGCCGAGCGACGACCAGACGGCGATGATCCGCGACGCCGAGGTGGCCCGCTACCAGATCTCCGGATCCGGCCCGGCCTGA
- a CDS encoding type II toxin-antitoxin system VapC family toxin: MPTVMLDTNVIVGLLDPDDALHSHARDAVRRWEDKAASFAISVITWGELRVGAVRKGVAAERMLGTFRAAIIDQIVGVDEATAEGAALLRAADLTIRVPDALIVATAREAGADALLTADRKFRGIAPELVELLQPG, encoded by the coding sequence GTGCCTACCGTGATGCTCGACACCAATGTCATCGTCGGCCTGCTCGATCCCGACGACGCGCTGCACAGCCATGCCCGTGACGCCGTTCGCCGCTGGGAGGACAAGGCAGCCTCGTTCGCCATCTCCGTGATCACCTGGGGCGAACTGCGGGTGGGTGCGGTCCGCAAGGGTGTCGCGGCCGAGAGGATGCTCGGAACGTTCCGTGCCGCCATCATCGATCAAATCGTCGGGGTGGACGAGGCGACGGCTGAGGGCGCGGCCCTGCTCAGGGCCGCGGACCTGACGATTCGAGTACCGGACGCCCTCATCGTCGCGACCGCCCGCGAGGCGGGGGCCGACGCGCTGCTCACCGCGGACCGGAAATTCCGGGGCATCGCCCCGGAACTCGTCGAACTGCTACAGCCGGGGTGA
- a CDS encoding AraC family transcriptional regulator, whose product MDVLSDVIAVMRTGQPRSARVAWHAPWAQRFGTMPGAAGLQVILQGPCWLIGPDGDPVQLVAGDVVFRPHGRGHTLADSPSTPPAALDCDPDDPRFLQLYVTDTVGVPTGTETPSAVTLCGGYHLDPARAHPLLNDLPELIHLPAHLGRHPELRSTVDLLASEVERPRLGTDAIVPALLDTLLLHILRAWLDRRPASETTGWAAALNDPATTAALQAMHRDPARPWTVATLAAEAGLSRAPFARRFTALLGQPPLTYLTWWRMTTAARLLRESDAPLHAVATRVGYTSEFAFASAFKRRYGTAPGRYRRTG is encoded by the coding sequence ATGGACGTGCTCAGCGACGTGATCGCGGTCATGCGAACCGGACAGCCACGCTCGGCGCGGGTCGCCTGGCACGCCCCGTGGGCGCAGCGGTTCGGCACGATGCCCGGGGCCGCTGGTCTGCAGGTGATCCTCCAGGGGCCGTGCTGGCTCATCGGGCCGGACGGTGACCCGGTGCAGCTGGTCGCCGGGGACGTAGTGTTCCGGCCCCACGGGCGCGGGCACACGCTGGCCGACAGCCCCTCGACCCCACCGGCCGCGCTCGACTGCGACCCGGACGACCCCCGGTTCCTCCAGCTCTACGTCACCGACACCGTAGGCGTCCCCACCGGCACCGAGACTCCGTCCGCCGTGACGCTCTGCGGCGGATACCACCTCGATCCGGCCCGCGCCCATCCGCTGCTGAACGATCTGCCCGAGCTCATCCACCTTCCCGCGCACCTCGGCCGGCACCCCGAGCTGCGTTCCACCGTGGACCTGCTCGCCTCCGAGGTGGAGCGTCCCCGCCTCGGCACGGACGCCATCGTTCCCGCGCTGCTCGACACCCTGCTGCTGCACATCCTGCGCGCCTGGCTCGACCGGCGGCCGGCCTCCGAGACCACGGGCTGGGCGGCGGCGCTCAACGACCCGGCCACCACCGCCGCGTTGCAGGCCATGCACCGTGACCCGGCGCGGCCGTGGACCGTCGCGACGCTCGCCGCCGAGGCGGGGTTGTCCCGGGCTCCGTTCGCCCGCCGCTTCACCGCCCTGCTCGGCCAGCCGCCGCTGACCTACCTGACCTGGTGGCGGATGACCACCGCCGCCCGTCTGCTGCGGGAATCCGACGCCCCGCTGCACGCCGTCGCGACCAGGGTCGGCTACACGTCGGAGTTCGCCTTCGCCAGCGCGTTCAAACGCCGGTACGGCACCGCCCCCGGCAGATACCGCCGCACCGGGTGA
- a CDS encoding DUF6879 family protein: protein MTVGQTLEQWLRVCTYSALHLEMRDGYMLDDPDYHAWQAGHRIDPDDRTSWWRPWLQNVVDATARGVEMRRARIVSEPVSQYIRYEYDVTFPNVRAGEQVRWLPRRNATGLALPGNDFWLFDEETLLVSYFSGDGDKVGAETFTDPDLVKFCVTAFEAVWERAIPHGDYRPA, encoded by the coding sequence GTGACGGTCGGGCAGACGCTTGAGCAGTGGCTGCGCGTGTGCACGTACTCCGCCCTGCATCTGGAGATGCGTGACGGCTACATGCTCGACGACCCCGACTACCATGCCTGGCAGGCCGGCCACCGGATCGACCCGGACGATCGGACTTCCTGGTGGCGGCCGTGGCTGCAGAACGTCGTCGACGCGACCGCTCGCGGTGTGGAGATGCGGCGCGCCCGGATCGTGTCCGAGCCTGTCAGCCAGTACATCCGGTACGAATACGACGTGACCTTTCCCAATGTGCGTGCGGGGGAGCAGGTGCGGTGGCTGCCCCGGCGTAACGCCACCGGTCTGGCGTTACCCGGTAACGACTTCTGGTTGTTCGATGAGGAGACGTTGCTGGTCAGCTACTTCAGCGGCGACGGCGACAAGGTGGGGGCGGAGACCTTCACCGACCCGGATCTCGTGAAGTTCTGCGTCACGGCGTTCGAGGCGGTGTGGGAGCGGGCCATTCCCCATGGCGACTACCGGCCCGCCTGA
- a CDS encoding AbrB/MazE/SpoVT family DNA-binding domain-containing protein encodes MTVKVKVMEHGKRTRVRRTGPARISSKNQVTLPAAVLRKLGLHPGDPVDIAEEGGQIIIRRHRSRLDGVIGTIPGFTEAVDVEASRESWG; translated from the coding sequence ATGACGGTTAAGGTAAAGGTTATGGAGCACGGCAAGAGGACACGTGTCAGGCGTACGGGGCCGGCGCGCATCTCCAGCAAGAACCAGGTGACCCTGCCGGCGGCGGTGCTGCGCAAGCTCGGTCTTCACCCGGGAGACCCGGTCGACATCGCCGAAGAAGGCGGACAGATCATCATCCGGCGACACCGCAGCCGTCTCGACGGGGTGATCGGCACCATCCCCGGCTTCACCGAGGCCGTGGACGTCGAGGCGAGCCGCGAGAGCTGGGGATGA